Proteins encoded within one genomic window of Salipaludibacillus agaradhaerens:
- a CDS encoding DAK2 domain-containing protein, translating to MAVTKIEGKQFAQMLIEGANNLSNQSKKIDALNVFPVPDGDTGTNMNLTITSGVKEVKAQPANHVGKIAASFAKGLLMGARGNSGVILSQLFRGFSKSVEEKESIDAKQLSQAFEYGVNMAYKAVMKPVEGTILTVAKDAAKQGIEVSQNESNVISVMESIVKEAAESLERTPDLLPVLKEVGVVDSGGQGLLTIYEGFLAILKGETITNMVAQDEPTMTELVKLEHHQSVQSHMATEDIEYGYCTEVMVKFEEDKTAEHPFSEDEFRNELNEFGDSLLVVSDEDLLKIHIHVEYPGNVITAAQKFGSLVNVKVENMREQHTSILEEDKTETPTTPPKEEKKAEFAIVTVGMGSGIAELFKGLGVNKVIEGGQTMNPSTEDFIKAIDECHAEKVILLPNNSNIIMAAEQAATVSDLEVAVVPSKSVPQGLAAMLSFNMSQSLEQNASDMKDAMQQVKTGEVTYAVRDTSLNGVEINKGDFMGIHEKNIISTGNSVQTVAKELIDKMIGDDGEIVTIIYGKERSEEEANELIAYVEDKHAEVEVEVHAGDQPLYSYILSVE from the coding sequence GTGGCAGTCACAAAGATAGAAGGTAAACAGTTTGCCCAAATGCTTATTGAAGGCGCGAACAACCTTTCAAATCAGTCGAAAAAAATTGATGCACTTAACGTTTTCCCTGTTCCTGATGGCGATACGGGAACAAATATGAATTTGACGATCACATCCGGTGTTAAAGAAGTTAAAGCACAACCAGCCAACCATGTAGGGAAAATTGCGGCGAGCTTTGCTAAAGGATTGCTTATGGGAGCCCGAGGAAATTCAGGCGTTATTTTATCCCAGCTATTTAGAGGTTTTTCGAAATCGGTGGAAGAGAAAGAGTCAATCGACGCGAAACAATTGAGTCAAGCTTTTGAATACGGTGTTAATATGGCTTACAAAGCTGTCATGAAGCCTGTAGAAGGTACAATACTGACTGTAGCTAAAGACGCTGCTAAGCAAGGAATTGAAGTTAGTCAAAATGAGTCTAACGTCATATCAGTAATGGAATCTATTGTAAAGGAAGCTGCGGAGTCTCTAGAACGCACACCTGATTTACTTCCAGTATTAAAAGAAGTAGGTGTAGTTGATTCCGGAGGCCAAGGCCTGCTTACTATTTATGAAGGCTTTCTCGCGATCTTAAAAGGAGAAACCATTACGAATATGGTGGCACAAGATGAGCCTACAATGACGGAGCTCGTAAAACTAGAACATCACCAATCTGTTCAGAGTCACATGGCAACAGAAGATATTGAATACGGTTACTGTACAGAAGTGATGGTGAAATTCGAAGAAGATAAAACGGCTGAACATCCATTTAGTGAGGATGAGTTTAGAAACGAATTAAATGAGTTTGGTGATTCCCTTCTCGTTGTGTCTGATGAAGATTTACTAAAAATTCATATTCATGTTGAATATCCAGGGAATGTGATTACAGCAGCCCAAAAATTTGGTTCCCTTGTTAATGTAAAAGTTGAAAACATGCGAGAACAGCATACATCTATTCTTGAAGAGGACAAGACTGAGACGCCAACAACACCTCCTAAAGAAGAAAAGAAAGCTGAATTTGCCATCGTCACTGTAGGTATGGGCTCAGGTATTGCAGAGCTATTTAAAGGCCTGGGTGTAAACAAGGTGATTGAAGGCGGACAAACAATGAATCCTTCTACAGAAGACTTCATTAAAGCAATTGACGAATGCCATGCTGAAAAAGTCATCCTTTTACCAAATAACAGTAATATTATTATGGCTGCTGAACAGGCTGCAACTGTGTCTGATCTAGAAGTGGCTGTTGTCCCGTCGAAATCAGTTCCCCAAGGATTAGCTGCTATGCTATCGTTTAATATGTCACAATCACTTGAACAGAACGCAAGTGACATGAAAGACGCGATGCAACAGGTAAAAACGGGAGAAGTGACGTATGCTGTTCGTGATACAAGCTTAAACGGTGTGGAAATAAATAAAGGTGATTTCATGGGTATTCATGAAAAAAATATTATATCTACCGGTAATTCTGTCCAAACTGTCGCTAAAGAGCTGATTGACAAAATGATCGGTGATGATGGAGAGATTGTGACGATTATTTACGGAAAAGAACGTTCAGAAGAAGAAGCCAACGAATTAATTGCCTATGTTGAGGACAAGCACGCAGAGGTAGAAGTGGAAGTCCATGCAGGAGATCAGCCGCTCTATTCTTACATTTTATCCGTAGAATAG
- the recG gene encoding ATP-dependent DNA helicase RecG has protein sequence MEESVTVLKGAGPRTAEQLHDMGIITIQDLIEHFPFRYEDHAIRPLKEVSHDEKVTVQGTVHSMPELRYFGKKKSRLTVRALVDGFLVQAIFFNQPYLKKQIQPGDHIIFSGKLDKNRMIMSGGTVKPRNIERDNELEPVYSVKGDIKVTMLRNLIEQAFNAFGERITEILPSQLLSAYKLTSRKEALYSLHFPHDIMAFKQAKRRMIYEELLLFQLKMQLFRKKEKEGEKGQKKQFAFAKVEDFIRELPFSLTTAQEKVLHHIYADLQANTRMNRLLQGDVGSGKTVVAAIALYVNALSGFQGALMVPTEILAEQHTESLRHLFKDTELSIAHLSGSSKVKERRETLKKLASGEVDIIIGTHALIQESVIFHNLGLVITDEQHRFGVEQRRILRKKGINPDVLFMTATPIPRTLAITAFGDMDVSTIDQMPKGRKPVKTHWARHDMLPRVLDFIKKETGKGHQAYVICPLIEESEQLDVQNAIDVHAQLSTALPTVSVGLMHGRLSHDEKEKVMLAYTKNEIQILVSTTVVEVGVNVPNATVMVIYDADRFGLSQLHQLRGRVGRGTEQAHCILLADPKTEVGKERMGIMTETNDGFELSQKDLELRGPGDFFGVKQSGLPQFKVADLVEDYRVLETARQDAVKLVNSKAFWESADYQPLREMLKKQGAFSQTKID, from the coding sequence TTGGAAGAGTCAGTAACGGTATTAAAGGGAGCGGGACCAAGAACGGCAGAACAACTACATGATATGGGCATTATTACAATACAGGACTTAATTGAACATTTCCCTTTTCGATATGAAGATCATGCTATACGCCCTTTAAAAGAAGTATCCCATGATGAAAAAGTGACTGTGCAAGGAACAGTTCACAGCATGCCAGAATTACGTTATTTTGGCAAGAAGAAATCTCGACTTACCGTTCGCGCCCTCGTGGACGGTTTCTTAGTTCAAGCTATCTTTTTCAATCAACCCTATTTAAAGAAGCAGATTCAGCCTGGTGATCACATTATTTTTTCAGGTAAACTTGATAAAAATCGAATGATCATGAGTGGAGGTACCGTTAAGCCTAGAAATATTGAACGAGATAACGAACTAGAGCCTGTCTATTCAGTTAAAGGTGACATAAAAGTAACAATGCTTAGAAACTTGATTGAACAAGCTTTTAACGCATTTGGAGAACGTATAACAGAAATACTACCTTCACAATTATTGTCAGCGTATAAATTAACATCCAGAAAAGAAGCTCTTTATAGTTTACACTTCCCCCATGATATTATGGCATTTAAACAAGCAAAGCGTCGGATGATTTATGAAGAGCTACTTTTATTTCAGCTTAAAATGCAGCTTTTTCGCAAAAAAGAAAAAGAAGGAGAAAAGGGTCAAAAAAAACAATTTGCCTTTGCGAAAGTAGAAGATTTTATCAGAGAACTCCCATTTTCATTAACAACTGCTCAAGAAAAAGTTCTTCATCACATTTATGCAGATTTACAAGCAAACACACGAATGAATCGATTACTTCAGGGGGATGTAGGGTCTGGGAAAACGGTAGTAGCTGCTATCGCTCTATATGTAAATGCACTATCGGGATTTCAAGGTGCTTTAATGGTTCCAACGGAAATATTAGCAGAACAGCATACAGAATCTCTGAGACACCTTTTTAAAGATACGGAACTATCTATCGCTCATTTGTCAGGGTCATCTAAAGTGAAAGAGAGAAGGGAAACACTTAAAAAATTAGCGTCAGGTGAAGTAGACATCATAATAGGAACTCATGCACTTATTCAGGAAAGTGTCATCTTTCACAATCTTGGTCTCGTCATAACCGATGAACAGCACCGTTTTGGAGTTGAACAGCGTCGAATATTAAGGAAAAAAGGAATAAATCCTGACGTGTTATTCATGACGGCAACCCCGATCCCTAGAACATTAGCAATTACTGCATTCGGGGATATGGATGTTTCTACAATCGATCAAATGCCAAAAGGGCGAAAACCCGTGAAAACACATTGGGCAAGACATGATATGCTTCCTCGCGTACTTGACTTTATTAAAAAAGAAACGGGGAAAGGGCATCAAGCTTATGTGATTTGTCCACTTATTGAAGAGTCGGAGCAGTTAGATGTTCAGAATGCGATTGATGTTCATGCCCAGCTATCCACAGCATTGCCAACGGTATCGGTTGGCCTGATGCATGGCAGACTGAGTCATGATGAAAAAGAGAAGGTGATGCTAGCCTATACAAAAAATGAGATTCAAATCCTTGTCTCGACGACTGTAGTAGAAGTAGGGGTAAATGTGCCCAATGCCACTGTAATGGTCATCTATGATGCCGATCGTTTTGGGTTATCACAGCTTCATCAATTGCGAGGCCGAGTAGGACGTGGGACTGAACAAGCCCATTGTATTTTACTTGCTGATCCAAAAACAGAAGTGGGGAAAGAGCGTATGGGAATAATGACCGAAACAAACGACGGGTTTGAGTTATCTCAAAAAGATTTGGAACTAAGAGGGCCAGGGGACTTTTTTGGTGTGAAACAAAGTGGCCTTCCACAATTTAAAGTTGCCGACCTTGTAGAGGATTATCGCGTGTTAGAGACGGCCCGTCAAGATGCTGTTAAACTCGTGAATTCTAAAGCTTTTTGGGAAAGTGCCGATTATCAACCACTAAGGGAAATGTTAAAAAAACAAGGGGCATTTTCACAAACAAAAATAGATTGA
- the thiT gene encoding energy-coupled thiamine transporter ThiT, with translation MKKERPLLIMSEIAIMAALAFILDLMTLLRFWPQGGNVSLAMVPLLLIAFRRGWKVGVVTGFIFGLLNMTVNPYIVNWLQGILDYPVAFAVVGLAGIFKVLNKQVVMIIAGTVLGIGLRLLCHFTAGIVWFGEFAPEGTPVAIYSLTYNASYLVFSFIVCLIVLLLLHGGSKRLFHP, from the coding sequence GTGAAAAAAGAAAGACCATTATTAATCATGAGTGAAATTGCCATCATGGCTGCTTTAGCATTTATTTTAGATTTAATGACGTTATTACGATTCTGGCCTCAAGGGGGCAATGTATCACTTGCCATGGTACCTTTACTCCTCATTGCCTTTCGCCGTGGTTGGAAAGTCGGTGTCGTTACGGGATTTATATTCGGTTTATTAAACATGACCGTTAATCCTTATATTGTTAATTGGTTGCAAGGGATTTTAGACTACCCCGTGGCATTTGCAGTTGTTGGCTTAGCGGGTATTTTCAAGGTTTTAAATAAACAAGTTGTTATGATTATAGCAGGTACCGTCTTGGGAATCGGCTTAAGACTGTTATGTCATTTTACTGCTGGAATTGTTTGGTTTGGAGAGTTTGCTCCGGAAGGGACCCCGGTGGCTATTTACTCGTTGACGTATAATGCTTCTTATCTGGTCTTTTCCTTTATTGTATGCCTTATAGTCTTACTTTTATTACATGGAGGAAGTAAGCGACTATTTCATCCTTAA
- a CDS encoding Asp23/Gls24 family envelope stress response protein: MTIEMNTKFGNIDVSKEVVAVIAGGAAVDCYGIVGMASQKQLKDGITDLLGKENLGRGVVIREKEAEEVHIDMYIIVSYGTKISEVAYNVQSKVKYQLEKMLGLKVDSVNIFVQGVRVTNL, from the coding sequence ATGACCATAGAAATGAATACTAAATTCGGCAACATAGATGTATCAAAAGAAGTTGTGGCTGTGATCGCTGGAGGAGCGGCTGTCGATTGTTATGGGATTGTCGGTATGGCATCACAAAAACAGTTGAAAGACGGAATAACCGACTTATTAGGAAAAGAAAACCTCGGTCGTGGTGTGGTCATTCGTGAAAAAGAGGCAGAAGAAGTACATATTGATATGTACATTATCGTAAGTTACGGGACTAAAATCTCAGAAGTGGCTTACAATGTTCAATCAAAAGTGAAGTATCAATTGGAAAAGATGTTAGGACTTAAAGTAGATTCAGTAAATATTTTCGTTCAAGGAGTTCGAGTAACGAACTTATAG
- a CDS encoding DegV family protein: MGNVKIVTDSTADIPYDLQRELDISVVPLKVHFGEDETYEDGVDLTADEFYKKLASTSIIPTTSQPTPYQFETEYRRLYEKEKSDIISIHLSSKLSGTFQSAYIASQTLGEDIPVSVIDSKRASYAIGVIVVEVAALANRGASKEECLARLDDLLKDTSVFFMVDTLEYLEKNGRIGKASAILGSLLKIKPILSLNEAGEVYPFEKVRGYKKAVNKIIQEFEERYGSSNIHVGISHAQAEEAANSLMSDLRNHFSIKKQVITNIGPVIGTHVGPGTISVSVTKMTNN, from the coding sequence ATGGGTAATGTAAAGATCGTAACAGATTCGACTGCCGATATTCCTTATGATTTACAACGCGAATTAGATATAAGTGTTGTACCTTTAAAAGTACATTTCGGTGAAGATGAAACGTATGAAGATGGTGTGGATTTAACTGCAGACGAATTCTATAAAAAGCTAGCGAGCACATCTATTATTCCAACTACATCCCAGCCGACCCCTTATCAGTTTGAAACAGAGTATAGAAGGTTATATGAAAAAGAGAAATCTGATATTATATCTATTCATTTGTCTTCCAAGTTAAGCGGCACGTTCCAATCTGCTTATATTGCGTCTCAAACATTAGGGGAAGATATTCCTGTGTCAGTTATTGATTCTAAAAGAGCCTCTTACGCTATTGGCGTGATAGTCGTGGAAGTGGCAGCTCTAGCCAATAGAGGCGCTTCTAAAGAAGAGTGCCTTGCTAGATTAGATGATCTGCTAAAAGATACGTCAGTCTTTTTTATGGTAGATACATTGGAGTATTTAGAAAAGAACGGGCGTATTGGGAAGGCTTCCGCTATTCTCGGTTCCTTACTGAAAATAAAGCCGATCTTATCACTAAATGAGGCTGGTGAAGTTTACCCGTTTGAAAAAGTAAGAGGATACAAAAAAGCAGTCAATAAAATTATTCAGGAGTTTGAAGAACGCTATGGCAGTTCTAATATTCATGTAGGTATTTCGCATGCCCAAGCTGAAGAGGCGGCAAATTCACTTATGAGTGACTTGCGTAACCATTTTTCCATTAAAAAACAAGTAATAACAAATATTGGACCGGTTATTGGGACGCATGTGGGACCTGGAACGATTTCTGTGTCTGTAACTAAAATGACGAATAATTAA
- the spoVM gene encoding stage V sporulation protein SpoVM, with protein MKFYTIKLPKFLGGFVRAVMGTFRKS; from the coding sequence ATGAAATTCTACACGATTAAATTACCTAAATTTCTTGGTGGTTTTGTTCGGGCGGTTATGGGGACTTTCCGGAAAAGTTAG
- the fapR gene encoding transcription factor FapR, whose amino-acid sequence MKLSKRKRQPMLKEKIAENPFITDDALAAEFNVSVQTIRLDRLELNIPEVRERIKDVAKQQYDTVKALPIEEVIGEVVDLELDDHAISILDIKEEYVFSRTGIARGHHLFAQANSLAVAVIDDDLALTANANVSFKSQVKSGQRVVAKAKVIGNQNNRTLVEVKSYVDQELVFKGSFSMFREELSTGRET is encoded by the coding sequence ATGAAACTGTCTAAAAGAAAACGCCAGCCAATGCTTAAAGAAAAAATAGCGGAGAACCCATTTATTACGGATGATGCACTCGCCGCTGAGTTCAATGTGAGTGTTCAGACCATTCGTCTTGATAGATTGGAATTAAATATTCCAGAAGTGAGAGAGCGTATTAAAGATGTGGCAAAGCAACAATATGATACCGTCAAAGCGCTACCGATCGAAGAAGTGATAGGAGAAGTGGTGGATTTAGAGCTTGATGATCACGCCATTTCTATTTTAGATATTAAAGAAGAATATGTTTTTTCACGAACCGGTATCGCGAGAGGTCATCATTTATTTGCTCAAGCTAACTCGTTAGCTGTTGCAGTTATCGATGATGATCTCGCTTTAACAGCTAACGCAAACGTCTCCTTTAAAAGCCAGGTGAAAAGTGGCCAACGTGTTGTAGCAAAGGCAAAAGTGATTGGTAATCAAAATAATAGAACACTTGTAGAAGTGAAAAGCTATGTGGATCAGGAGCTTGTTTTTAAAGGCAGCTTCTCCATGTTTCGAGAAGAACTATCCACAGGGAGGGAAACATAA
- the sdaAA gene encoding L-serine ammonia-lyase, iron-sulfur-dependent, subunit alpha → MFRNVEELINQCEKEQLPISEIMIQQEMVVHDRSREDIVAQMEKNLEVMERAVNRGIMEQVKSVSGLTGGDGKKLNEYIQLNETLSGHLMLDAVSKAMATNEVNAAMGTICATPTAGSAGVVPGTLFAVKEKLNPTHTQMINYLFTSGAFGFIIANNASISGAAGGCQAEVGSATGMAAAAIVEMAGGTPHQSSQAMAIALKNMLGLVCDPVAGLVEVPCVKRNAFGASNALVAADLALAGIESRIPCDEVIDAMYRIGETMPSMLRETGEGGLAATPTGKRYKEQIFGAMARQE, encoded by the coding sequence ATGTTTCGTAACGTAGAAGAACTTATCAACCAATGTGAAAAGGAGCAGCTCCCGATCTCAGAAATCATGATTCAACAAGAAATGGTTGTCCATGATAGAAGCCGTGAAGACATCGTAGCTCAAATGGAAAAGAACTTAGAAGTGATGGAAAGAGCGGTCAACAGAGGCATTATGGAGCAAGTCAAGTCAGTATCAGGATTGACGGGTGGGGATGGTAAAAAACTAAATGAGTATATACAGTTAAATGAGACACTTTCAGGTCATTTAATGTTGGATGCTGTCAGTAAAGCGATGGCAACTAACGAAGTGAACGCTGCGATGGGAACGATTTGCGCCACCCCAACTGCAGGTTCAGCAGGGGTTGTCCCCGGTACACTTTTTGCAGTAAAAGAAAAATTAAATCCTACTCACACTCAAATGATTAATTATTTATTTACGAGTGGGGCGTTTGGGTTCATCATCGCAAATAATGCATCTATTTCAGGGGCTGCGGGAGGCTGCCAAGCAGAGGTTGGCTCCGCTACTGGAATGGCAGCAGCTGCTATTGTAGAAATGGCGGGAGGAACACCACATCAATCCTCTCAAGCGATGGCCATTGCTCTTAAGAACATGTTGGGACTGGTATGTGACCCTGTAGCGGGTCTAGTCGAAGTACCTTGTGTTAAAAGGAATGCATTTGGCGCTTCTAACGCCTTAGTGGCAGCTGACTTAGCTTTAGCAGGAATTGAAAGCAGAATACCATGTGATGAAGTGATTGATGCCATGTACCGTATTGGAGAAACGATGCCGTCTATGTTAAGGGAAACTGGAGAAGGTGGGCTCGCAGCTACACCAACGGGAAAGAGATATAAAGAACAAATATTTGGCGCGATGGCACGACAGGAGTGA
- the sdaAB gene encoding L-serine ammonia-lyase, iron-sulfur-dependent subunit beta, translating to MKYRSVFDIIGPIMVGPSSSHTAGAARIGLVARQLFQIEPEWAAFHLYGSFAKTYQGHGTDVALVGGLLGFDTHDHRMTQSFDFAKERGLTYSFHEEEAHMDHPNTVKIRLGAEGEEMELVGISIGGGKVEVKELNGFELRLSGNHPAILVVHNDRYGAIASVSTKLAEYEINIGHMEVSRKEQGKEALMVIEVDQNISETTLMDIAKLDNISKVTKIHE from the coding sequence ATGAAATATAGAAGTGTTTTTGACATTATTGGTCCTATCATGGTCGGGCCATCCAGCTCTCATACAGCTGGAGCAGCGAGAATTGGACTTGTGGCACGACAGTTATTTCAAATCGAGCCTGAATGGGCTGCATTTCATTTATATGGCTCTTTTGCTAAGACGTATCAAGGTCACGGTACGGATGTAGCACTTGTAGGAGGTTTGCTCGGTTTTGATACGCATGATCATCGCATGACACAGTCATTTGATTTTGCTAAAGAACGTGGCCTGACGTATTCCTTTCATGAAGAAGAAGCCCATATGGACCACCCTAACACAGTTAAAATTAGGCTTGGGGCCGAGGGTGAAGAGATGGAATTAGTCGGGATATCTATTGGTGGTGGGAAAGTAGAAGTGAAAGAGCTCAATGGATTTGAACTACGATTAAGTGGAAATCACCCAGCCATTCTCGTCGTTCACAATGATAGGTATGGGGCCATTGCCTCTGTATCCACAAAACTTGCCGAGTATGAAATTAATATTGGTCATATGGAAGTGTCACGAAAAGAACAAGGCAAAGAGGCATTAATGGTGATCGAAGTGGATCAAAATATTAGTGAGACAACATTAATGGATATCGCAAAGCTTGATAACATTAGTAAAGTAACGAAAATTCATGAATAG
- a CDS encoding thiamine diphosphokinase → MIYVIMGGGPNNHVPPLSLIQEKYPNARWIGVDRGVIEILDNHISPYVAFGDFDSLNAQEREKIAMPPFEIYTYPEEKDATDMEIALTWAIEQQPEKIIVLGATGARLDHLFMNAYLLLKGIKDNIPIYIEDKWNSVTLLSPGTYNINKGQWTYVSLMPMTFEVLGLTLTGFRYPLKNTTLVQGSSLCISNEILYDHGEVSFSQGYLFLFRSKD, encoded by the coding sequence TTGATATATGTCATAATGGGGGGAGGTCCAAACAACCATGTCCCCCCTTTGTCTCTCATACAGGAGAAGTATCCGAATGCCAGGTGGATCGGTGTTGACCGAGGAGTTATTGAAATATTGGATAATCACATTTCTCCTTACGTGGCTTTTGGTGATTTTGATTCTTTAAACGCACAGGAAAGGGAAAAGATAGCGATGCCACCGTTTGAGATTTATACCTATCCTGAAGAGAAAGATGCTACGGATATGGAAATTGCTCTCACGTGGGCTATCGAGCAACAACCGGAAAAAATTATCGTTCTAGGGGCAACAGGGGCGAGGCTAGACCATCTATTTATGAACGCCTACTTATTGTTAAAAGGAATAAAAGATAATATTCCTATTTATATTGAAGATAAATGGAACAGTGTCACGCTTTTATCCCCCGGGACATATAACATTAATAAAGGCCAATGGACGTACGTTTCTTTAATGCCTATGACTTTTGAAGTGCTGGGATTGACCCTCACAGGGTTTCGTTATCCTCTCAAAAACACCACACTTGTGCAAGGGTCAAGTCTTTGTATAAGTAATGAAATTTTATATGATCATGGGGAAGTATCATTTTCACAAGGTTATTTATTTCTCTTTCGTTCAAAAGACTAA
- the plsX gene encoding phosphate acyltransferase PlsX produces the protein MRLAVDAMGGDHAPESIVKGCEKALEAYEDLHIIFVGDKEKITPLLTKNERVEIIHTDMVITGEDSPVRAVRRKKNSSLVLTVQQVKEGRADAAISAGNTGALMTAGLLVVGRMKGIERPALSPMLPTKNGDGFLLLDVGANMDAKPSHLIQYAYMGDVYMKKVRGIDNPRIGLLNVGSEAGKGTDLTKHVFARLSESSLNFVGNVEARELLDGAADVVICDGFSGNLVLKSIEGTALSLFSILKDELTSSLKNKLAAGVLKPSFKKVKEKMDYSEYGGAGLFGLQAPVIKAHGSSDEQAFFSAVKQAKTMYEQNVTETIKKAVELMPAQEEDYS, from the coding sequence ATGAGGCTGGCAGTTGATGCGATGGGTGGAGATCACGCCCCAGAAAGTATTGTTAAAGGCTGTGAAAAAGCTCTTGAAGCATATGAAGACTTACATATTATTTTTGTTGGTGATAAAGAGAAAATTACACCACTTTTGACTAAAAACGAGAGAGTAGAAATTATACACACAGATATGGTGATAACTGGAGAGGATTCGCCGGTCAGGGCTGTGCGACGAAAAAAAAATTCGTCTTTAGTTTTAACGGTTCAGCAAGTTAAAGAAGGTCGAGCAGATGCCGCTATTTCTGCAGGAAATACTGGTGCGCTAATGACTGCAGGCTTGCTTGTAGTAGGGCGAATGAAAGGGATTGAGCGTCCAGCACTTTCACCGATGTTACCGACGAAAAATGGAGATGGTTTTCTCCTTCTTGATGTTGGAGCTAATATGGATGCAAAACCATCACACCTCATTCAGTACGCTTATATGGGTGATGTGTATATGAAAAAAGTACGAGGAATAGACAATCCCCGAATTGGATTGTTAAATGTGGGATCGGAAGCAGGAAAAGGAACAGACCTAACGAAGCATGTATTTGCACGGCTCAGTGAAAGCTCCCTCAATTTTGTAGGTAATGTGGAAGCAAGGGAACTGCTTGATGGTGCAGCCGATGTGGTTATTTGTGATGGCTTCTCCGGTAACCTTGTATTAAAATCCATTGAAGGCACAGCACTCTCTCTTTTTTCAATCCTAAAGGATGAACTAACATCGTCATTGAAAAACAAGCTTGCAGCAGGTGTATTAAAGCCATCGTTTAAAAAGGTGAAAGAGAAAATGGACTATTCCGAATATGGTGGTGCAGGTTTATTCGGCTTGCAAGCGCCTGTTATAAAGGCTCACGGGTCTTCAGATGAACAAGCTTTTTTTAGTGCAGTCAAGCAAGCAAAAACAATGTATGAGCAAAATGTCACTGAAACAATTAAAAAAGCAGTTGAACTTATGCCGGCACAGGAGGAAGATTATTCATGA
- the rpmB gene encoding 50S ribosomal protein L28 gives MARKCVITGKGPKTGNKRSHALNATKRRWGANVQKVRILVDGKPKRVYVSARALKSGKVERV, from the coding sequence ATGGCACGAAAATGTGTGATTACAGGAAAAGGCCCTAAAACTGGAAACAAGCGTTCCCACGCTTTAAATGCAACTAAACGTCGTTGGGGTGCAAACGTTCAAAAAGTACGTATTTTAGTTGACGGTAAACCTAAACGTGTATACGTTTCAGCAAGAGCATTAAAATCTGGTAAAGTTGAGCGTGTATAA
- the rpe gene encoding ribulose-phosphate 3-epimerase — MIKVAPSILSADFAKLGDEIKEVEAGGADYIHVDVMDGHFVPNITIGPLIVEAIRPITSLPLDVHLMINNPDNYIPQFVQAGADIISVHAEACPHLHRTIHMIKDSGVKAGVVLNPATPVSLIEPVLADLDLVLLMTVNPGFGGQSFIHSVLPKIKKVRQWVDDNGQHTDIEVDGGVNEKTASLCIEAGANVLVAGSAVYGQSNRKEAIEKIRSSF, encoded by the coding sequence ATGATAAAAGTAGCCCCTTCCATATTATCAGCAGACTTTGCAAAGCTAGGTGACGAAATAAAAGAGGTAGAAGCCGGGGGAGCTGACTATATACATGTAGATGTCATGGACGGACATTTCGTTCCAAATATTACGATAGGTCCACTTATTGTTGAAGCTATTAGGCCTATAACGAGTTTGCCACTAGATGTCCATTTGATGATCAACAATCCTGATAACTATATTCCTCAATTCGTACAAGCTGGTGCTGATATAATAAGTGTCCATGCTGAAGCTTGCCCCCATCTTCATAGAACGATACATATGATCAAAGATAGCGGTGTAAAGGCAGGAGTTGTATTAAACCCTGCTACCCCTGTCAGCCTAATTGAACCTGTGTTAGCAGATTTGGATCTTGTCCTGCTAATGACCGTCAATCCGGGCTTTGGTGGGCAGTCTTTTATTCATAGCGTTTTACCAAAAATTAAGAAAGTCCGTCAGTGGGTTGATGATAACGGTCAACACACTGACATTGAAGTAGATGGCGGTGTCAATGAAAAAACGGCGTCACTTTGCATTGAAGCAGGAGCCAATGTTTTAGTTGCAGGTTCAGCGGTGTACGGTCAATCGAATAGAAAAGAAGCTATTGAGAAAATTAGATCTTCCTTTTAA